A stretch of DNA from Fusobacterium mortiferum ATCC 9817:
TACTTGGAGCAGTTGTAGCCAATGTAAAAAGTGGAGCAGCTGTACAAGGAGCAAGCTCTTTTACTCAACAGCTAGCTAGAAATGCTTTTTTATCTCATGAAAAAAGTATAGCTAGAAAGATAAAAGAGGCTCTTATCACTTTTGAAATAGAGAGAAAATATACTAAAGATGAGATTTTTGAAAAATATCTAAATGAGATATATTTTGGAGCTGGAGCTTATGGAGTAAAAACAGCAGCAGAGCAATTCTATAAAAAAGATATATCACAAATTAACTTAGCAGAAGCAGCTCTACTTGCAGGTATTCCAAATAGACCAGAAACATATAATCCTAGTAAAAAACTAAATAACTCTTTAAAAAGAATGAGATTAATTCTTTCAGAGATGTATAAAGATGGAATGATAACAAAAGATGAGTATGATAAAGCAATAGCTCATAAATTCTACAATGAAGATAATCTACCAAAGGACTTTGTTTTAGATGAAGATACTACTATTGTGTATAATAAGAGAAGTGAAGTAGAGTACAATGTACCAGATTTTTCTGGATTAGTTGAAAATATCTTATTAGAAAATTTTGATGAGGATTTAATATATACAGGTGGATTAAAAGTTTATACTACTTTGGATTTAGATATGCAAAAAATTGCTAAAGAAACTTTTGAAAATTATTCTTTCTTTAAAAAAGAGGGAAGAGAGGGATTACAAGGTGGAATGGTAACTGTTGATCCTAATAATGGGCATGTAATCTCTATTGTAGCTGGAAAAGATTTTAAAGCTGGTGGATTTAATAGAGCTACTATGGCTAAAAGACAACTTGGTTCATCATTTAAACCTTTCCTATATTTTACAGCTCTACAAAATGGATATGAATTAAACTCTGTAATAGAAGATAGATATTTACAATATGGAAAATGGATTCCAAAAAACTATGGAAATAGATACAATAAAAATCTAACTTTACTTACAGCACTAGATAGGTCTGTAAATACTGTATCTATTCAGCTATTAGATAAAGTAGGAATAAGTACAGTAAAAAGAAATGTAGCAAAACTTGATGCTGATTTAAAAATACCTGATGATTTAACAGCTTCCTTAGGATCTTTTGAAAATACTCCATTACAACATGCTTTAAACTATAGTGTTTTTGCTAATGGGGGATATAAAGTAGCTCCTATTATTGTAACCTCTGTAATAGATAAATATGGAAATACACTTTATGAAGAGTTACCAAAGAAAGAAAAAATATATGATAGTTTAGATACTAGCTTGATAACATATATGTTAAAAAGTTCTGTAATGTTTGGAAGTTCTGGAAGAGCAGCTGTATATGACTCTAATAAGAGAAGAATAGAGCAAGGTGGTAAAACAGGAACAACAAATGAGAATAGAACTCTTTGGTTTGCTGGAATAACTCCTAATTATGTAACTACTATATATATAGGGTATGATAATAATAAACCTATCACTGGTGATGTAAGTGGAGGAAATGGAGTTGCTCCACTCTGGGCTCAATACTATCAAAAACTTGTAGATAGTAATC
This window harbors:
- a CDS encoding transglycosylase domain-containing protein, producing MKKLTYLKIFLVVIFLGGVITSGAVFSLVYKYYKELPDISTLIEDYSPSIPTTVYDRKGRVIDVISREKRETAKFREIPQNLKNAFLAIEDKQFYSHHGIHYKRLLGAVVANVKSGAAVQGASSFTQQLARNAFLSHEKSIARKIKEALITFEIERKYTKDEIFEKYLNEIYFGAGAYGVKTAAEQFYKKDISQINLAEAALLAGIPNRPETYNPSKKLNNSLKRMRLILSEMYKDGMITKDEYDKAIAHKFYNEDNLPKDFVLDEDTTIVYNKRSEVEYNVPDFSGLVENILLENFDEDLIYTGGLKVYTTLDLDMQKIAKETFENYSFFKKEGREGLQGGMVTVDPNNGHVISIVAGKDFKAGGFNRATMAKRQLGSSFKPFLYFTALQNGYELNSVIEDRYLQYGKWIPKNYGNRYNKNLTLLTALDRSVNTVSIQLLDKVGISTVKRNVAKLDADLKIPDDLTASLGSFENTPLQHALNYSVFANGGYKVAPIIVTSVIDKYGNTLYEELPKKEKIYDSLDTSLITYMLKSSVMFGSSGRAAVYDSNKRRIEQGGKTGTTNENRTLWFAGITPNYVTTIYIGYDNNKPITGDVSGGNGVAPLWAQYYQKLVDSNLYDTKAKFSFLDNHLKNGDLVMQTLALNTGLKMDKGRDFVIRRGKLELERDDKYSKGIEGIFERAGYKTKVQEKKEEIFEEITPIENNKIENNSQNQNNKSNNNDSLFQRLLGN